The DNA region CCCGACCAGGCCGACGGTCACCCCGGTACCGATCAGGATCTTCTTCTTGGTCGAAGACTTCTTCTCGGCGGCGCGAGCGGCCTCGGCCGCCATCGCCTCCTGGCGCTGCTGCTCCGCCAGCGCCTGCTGGCGTGCCCGCTGCTCGGCCAGCGACGGCTGCCGCGCCTGCGTGCTGCTGTCCTGGAAGCGCATCGAACCGCGCTTGGGCGGCTCCTGAGGCGCTTGTGCCCCCTGGTTGTCATCCTGCGTCATCGAAGCTCCGTAATCGCCCGCCGGCCCGAACTCGTGTCCAACACTAACCACCCGGTACGCGCACCTTACGTGCGGCGCGGGCATCATGGAGTGGATGTCTCAACAGGCCGAGCGGTTCCGTGATCCGCGAAACGCGCTGAGCACCCTGCGCACCCGGCTTCTCATGGCCGGCGTGTTCGTGGGCGCGATCATCGCGCTTTCGCTGAGTGTGGCGTTTTCGTGGAACGTGGGCCCGGAGGGCGGTGCGGGCGGCGGCGCCCCCAAACTGTCGCCCGCCGCGGCCGAGGCGTTCCAGTCTCCTCCTGGCACCTGTCTGACCTGGAACAATCCGGACGCCACCGACGCGCGGCGGGTGCCGTGCGCGGAGTCGCACCTGTTCGAGGTCACCAGCATCGTCGACATCGGCGCGCAGTACCCGCCGGGCGTGCCGAGCCCGAACCTGGAGCAGTGGCAGGAGATCTCCCGCTCGCGTTGCACGATCGACGTCAAGCCGTACCTCGGGCGCAACCTCGACCCGTACGGCAAGCTGAGCATGAACCTGCTCCGGCCGACGCCCGCGCAGTGGGCCGACGGCGACCGGCAGCTGCGGTGCGGGCTGCAATGGGCGGGCCAGGGCGGCAAGCTGCAGCCGACCAAGGGGCCCGCCAAGGAGCAGAACCAGTCCGCGGTGTGGGAGCCGGGCACCTGCCTCGCGCTGCTCAACAACAGCTTCGGCGACCCGATCGACTGCGCGCAGGCGCATTCGTACGAGATCTTCGCGACGCTCGACCTCAAGACGAAGTTCAAGGACGGCTACCCCTCGCAGGAGCAGCAGAACACCTGGCTGGACACCGAATGCTCGACGGCCTCGCAGGAGTACACCGGCAACGCGGATCTCGCGGCGAAGAAGCTCATCATCAGCTGGGACGTCCGCGAGCAGGAGAGCTGGGACGCCGGGTCGACGCTGGTGAACTGCAAGGTCGCGGCGGTCCTGCCGGATAACAAGGGGCTGGCTCCGGTCACCGGGAGCGTCAAGGTCGGCACCGGCGAGTCCCCGCCGCCGTCGTCTTCCTCGCCCCGAAGACCGGAGGGTGATCGCGTGCCCGTCGAGATGACGCAGCAGCGCTTCGAAGAGCTGGTGTCGGAGGCGCTGGACGAACTCCCGCCCGAATTCGCGGACGCCATGGACAACGTCGTGGTGCTCGTGGAGGAGTTCAACGAGGAGTCGCCCACGATCCTCGGGCTCTATCACGGGGTCGCGCTGACCGAGCGGACCCATGAGTACGGAGGGGTGCTGCCCGACCGGATCTCGATCTACCGGCGCCCGCTGTTGCAGATGTGCGACACCGAGGAGGACGTCGTCGAGGAGGTGCTGATCACGGTGGTCCACGAGGTCGGCCACCATTTCGGCATCGACGACGAGCGCTTGCACGAACTCGGCTGGGGCTGAGCCGCCGGGCGAGTGATAGCAAAGGTCCCTCGCTCCCCCGGCGACGGATTCCGCGTCGGAGGAGGCATGGTCGGTGATTTTTGTGCGTGGAGCACCAAGGGTTCTCCGGATTCTTAACTGGGTGTAACAACCCCGCCACTTTGGGCGACAGCCCCGCTAAACTTTTCGACACGTTGTCGTCGGCCGGCGCCGGCGAATGCCTGGGGAGGCGGTGCATGGCCGAGTCGACGGTGCGCAGGACGAGCGACCGGCGGTTGCGCTGGCTGCTCGCGTCCAGCGCGGCGTCGAACCTCGGCGACGGCATCGGCAAGGTCGCGTTCCCGCTGCTCGCGGTCACCCTGACCAGGGATCCGCTGCTCATCGCCGGTCTTTCGGCGACCCAGTTCCTGCCGTGGCTGCTGTTCGCGCTCCCGGCGGGCGCGCTGCTCGACCGGGTCGACCGGCGGCGGGCGATGATCCTCGCGAACAGCGTCCGCGCGGTGGTCGTCGGAGGGACGGCCGCGCTGGTCGCCGTGGGCGGCGTGACGATCTGGATGGTCTACGCCGCCGCTCTGCTCATCGGGTTCGCGGAGGTGGTCGCCGACAGCGCCGCAAACGTGCTCATCCCGGCGGTCGTCGGCGACGGTTCGCTCGACGGCGCGAACAGCAAGCTCCAGGCCACCGAAATCGTCGGCCAGACCTTCCTCGGCGGGCCGGTCGGCAGCGCCACCTTCGCGCTCTTCGCGACCTTCCCGTTCTTGCTCAACTCGGTGGGCTTCGCGATCGCGGCGGTCGTGTTGATCGGCCTCGCCGGCAGCTACCGGCCGCGAGCCGCCGAGCGCGCCACCACCGACCTCCGCACCGAGCTGGCGGAGGGTTTCCGCTGGCTGAAGCGGAGCCGGCTCGTGCTGCGCCTGGTCATCCTCGCCGGGGCGATCAGCCTGGTCAGCGAACTCGCGCAGGCGCAGCTGGTGCTGTACGCGATCGAACACCTGCGTCTCAGCGAAGCGGCCTTCGGGCTCTTCGCGTTCGTCGGCGGCATCGGCGGCCTACTGGGCGCGGCCGTCGCCCCGCGGCTGGTGAAGGCGTCCAGCCGTCGCGCGGTGCTCCTCGGGGGCACCGCCTGCTGCGGAGCGGCGTTCACCGGCATGGGCCTGACGAGTTCGCCGGTGGCGGGGGCGGCACTGTTCGGCCTGTTCGCGGCGGCCGTCGTCGCGGTGAACATCGTGCTCGGAACGGCACGGCACACCCTCGTCCCCGGCGACCTGCTCGGCCGGGTGCTGGGTGTGTGGCGCACCGTCGTCTGGGGAGCGATCCCGATCGGCGCCCTGCTCGGCGGCGTCCTCACCCACGCCCTCGGTTCCCCGGCCCGGACGTTCCTCACGTCCGGGCTTCTGCTGTTCGGCGTAGCCGGTTTCGCGTTCGTCTCGTCACGGCCCGGCGCCTTCGATGACGAATCGGCCACGGAGGAGCGGGTTCTCCACCAAGACCGGTGAAAACCAAGGTCTTTGGTGCTGAAATATCCCATCACCGCCACGGGTGACGGGGAGGTCCGCGATGCAGCAGACACTGGTGCCGGAGGCCGGCGTGGGGACGACAGAACCTTCCAGACGCCCGCAGGTGCTCACCGCGGTCGCCGGCTTCGTGATCGGCGGCGGCGTGATCGGCATGCTCTGGGCACTCTCGGGCGTCAACGCGGGGGCGCTCGAAGACGCGCAGGCGGCGTGCTCCGCGCTGGCCAGGGTCGGCACGATCCCCGACACCACC from Amycolatopsis sp. EV170708-02-1 includes:
- a CDS encoding MFS transporter encodes the protein MAESTVRRTSDRRLRWLLASSAASNLGDGIGKVAFPLLAVTLTRDPLLIAGLSATQFLPWLLFALPAGALLDRVDRRRAMILANSVRAVVVGGTAALVAVGGVTIWMVYAAALLIGFAEVVADSAANVLIPAVVGDGSLDGANSKLQATEIVGQTFLGGPVGSATFALFATFPFLLNSVGFAIAAVVLIGLAGSYRPRAAERATTDLRTELAEGFRWLKRSRLVLRLVILAGAISLVSELAQAQLVLYAIEHLRLSEAAFGLFAFVGGIGGLLGAAVAPRLVKASSRRAVLLGGTACCGAAFTGMGLTSSPVAGAALFGLFAAAVVAVNIVLGTARHTLVPGDLLGRVLGVWRTVVWGAIPIGALLGGVLTHALGSPARTFLTSGLLLFGVAGFAFVSSRPGAFDDESATEERVLHQDR
- a CDS encoding metallopeptidase family protein, with translation MPVEMTQQRFEELVSEALDELPPEFADAMDNVVVLVEEFNEESPTILGLYHGVALTERTHEYGGVLPDRISIYRRPLLQMCDTEEDVVEEVLITVVHEVGHHFGIDDERLHELGWG